From the Chitinophaga lutea genome, one window contains:
- a CDS encoding alpha/beta hydrolase, with protein sequence MLPRKESYGQYSLFLQREVAFDCYLPPNTGATPHLLLMNDGQDLEEMGFPSILEHLHNTSHPSLWVVAIHAGPQRLQEYGTAKHIDYQGRGCKAGLYTRFILRELLPFLESRYHQQFPDKTFAGFSMGGLSALDIVWNHPQQFHKAGVFSGSLWWRASNETPQQRIMHRQVKEGRFHPDLRFFFEAGTNDEAADRNINGVIDAVDDTEELVALLEEKGYEKGKHIHYTLVEGGKHDKATWAGVMPEFLDWVVRT encoded by the coding sequence ATGCTCCCCAGAAAAGAATCATATGGACAGTATTCGCTTTTCCTGCAAAGGGAAGTGGCTTTCGATTGTTACCTGCCGCCCAATACAGGCGCCACGCCGCACCTGTTGCTGATGAACGACGGCCAGGACCTGGAGGAGATGGGTTTTCCGTCGATCCTGGAGCATCTGCACAACACCAGCCACCCGTCGCTCTGGGTAGTGGCTATCCATGCCGGCCCGCAAAGGCTGCAGGAGTACGGTACCGCCAAACACATCGATTACCAGGGCAGGGGTTGCAAAGCCGGGCTCTACACCCGTTTCATCCTGCGCGAACTGCTGCCTTTCCTCGAAAGCCGTTACCACCAGCAGTTTCCCGATAAAACCTTTGCCGGTTTTTCCATGGGTGGATTGTCCGCGCTCGACATCGTGTGGAATCATCCCCAGCAGTTCCACAAAGCCGGTGTATTCTCCGGCTCGCTCTGGTGGCGCGCTTCCAATGAAACGCCGCAACAGCGCATCATGCACCGCCAGGTGAAGGAAGGGCGCTTTCACCCGGACCTGCGTTTCTTTTTTGAAGCCGGTACGAACGACGAAGCGGCCGACCGTAACATCAACGGCGTGATCGACGCGGTGGACGATACGGAAGAACTGGTGGCCCTGCTCGAAGAAAAGGGGTACGAAAAAGGAAAACATATTCACTACACCCTCGTTGAAGGCGGTAAACACGACAAAGCCACCTGGGCCGGCGTGATGCCGGAGTTCCTCGACTGGGTGGTGAGAACATAA
- a CDS encoding M12 family metallopeptidase — MKMTVKNHAVPRVRLATMLAALFFTIACTKEQVNEQQTPEKKDCHCNAEGANRPGELVTLTNQQTGKQITLKKAGEDYIMGGDMLLTPEQLTILKGGQKPEPGGRTFRGEFARLWPNRTVFYTINANAPDPWSIQDAIDHWEANTNITFVQRTNQANYIEFVDGTTCESYVGMKGGRQEIRLSWLCGTGNIIHEIGHALGFFHEQMRDDRGNWINVHTANIAPNAMINFQTYSQLGIPGAEIGTFDFGSIMMYDSWDFSINNQPTITRLDGSTFNSQRIGLSAGDIETYNYLYNPPYMRVTYEETYNNSDPLSGVYDYGWNYRIRFYQDAALTIPYTLQYPIVMLQYAWQEDLNGSTGGTGKVVLPAGTSQFVLGPSYYTEQNDFGNVIYKSSYRIGPATFPGYIIVNN; from the coding sequence ATGAAAATGACCGTTAAGAACCATGCCGTGCCCCGCGTACGCCTCGCCACCATGCTGGCGGCCCTGTTTTTCACCATCGCCTGCACGAAAGAACAGGTAAACGAACAACAAACCCCGGAAAAGAAAGATTGCCACTGCAACGCAGAAGGCGCCAACCGGCCCGGTGAACTGGTTACCCTTACCAACCAGCAGACCGGTAAACAAATAACGCTCAAAAAAGCCGGCGAAGACTACATCATGGGCGGAGACATGCTGCTGACGCCCGAACAGCTGACCATCCTCAAAGGCGGCCAGAAGCCGGAGCCCGGCGGCAGAACGTTCCGGGGAGAGTTCGCAAGGCTCTGGCCAAACAGGACCGTGTTTTACACCATCAACGCCAACGCGCCCGATCCCTGGAGCATACAGGACGCTATCGACCACTGGGAAGCCAATACCAACATCACGTTCGTACAGCGCACCAACCAGGCGAACTACATCGAATTTGTGGACGGCACTACCTGCGAATCATACGTAGGCATGAAAGGCGGCCGGCAGGAGATCCGGTTAAGCTGGCTGTGCGGCACCGGCAACATCATCCACGAAATCGGGCATGCGCTCGGATTTTTCCATGAACAGATGCGCGACGACCGGGGTAACTGGATCAACGTTCACACCGCCAACATCGCTCCCAATGCGATGATCAACTTCCAGACTTACTCGCAACTGGGCATCCCCGGCGCCGAGATCGGCACCTTCGACTTCGGTTCCATCATGATGTATGATTCCTGGGACTTTTCCATCAACAACCAGCCGACTATCACCCGCCTCGACGGCTCGACTTTCAACTCGCAACGCATCGGCCTCTCCGCCGGCGATATCGAAACCTACAATTACCTGTATAATCCGCCGTACATGCGGGTAACGTACGAAGAAACCTATAACAACAGCGACCCGCTGAGCGGCGTTTACGATTACGGCTGGAATTACCGCATCCGTTTTTACCAGGACGCTGCGCTGACCATCCCCTACACGCTGCAATACCCCATCGTGATGCTGCAGTACGCATGGCAGGAAGACCTGAACGGCTCCACGGGCGGTACAGGAAAAGTGGTGTTGCCCGCAGGCACCAGTCAATTTGTGCTGGGCCCTTCCTATTACACCGAGCAGAACGATTTCGGCAATGTGATCTATAAATCCTCTTACCGCATCGGGCCGGCTACTTTCCCGGGATACATCATCGTCAATAATTAG
- a CDS encoding TonB-dependent receptor, whose translation MGFKKLLITLLCVLGVATAFAQVTTSGLNGIIKDDQNQGLPGATVKATHLPTGTIYGTTTQPDGRYTIPNMRAGGPYKVEVSFIGYSTQTFDDIHLKLGVAQKLDATLASGSQQLKEISVTGQRGGIINPNNSGTAVNISRNQIENLPTVTRSVQDFARLSAQASTYSSGSDGSPLGISFGGQNNRYNQFAIDGAMANDVFGLAASGTNGGQAGANPISIEAIDQIQVVLNPYDVKQSGFAGGGINAITKSGTNDFHGAAYYLFQNEGLVGKSPNAVKSKYGKFNNDIYGIGIGGPIIKNKLFFYLNAERTKRSNPIEFNPDDPGTGATNYTAAELKAISDKVRTDYNVDLGPYTAQNKTQESTSILARIDWNINSVHKLTLRHSYLDANNMLGTSRNRDQAYFLNSYYDFPSKTNSTTLELNSLFSNKISNELRIGLNVVRDNRDYKGEPFTNVRINDAGRTFNLGSEFSSTVNALKQNIVTLTDNVTLYRGKHTITIGTSNDFYNMKNDFIQANFGAYTFNSLNDFMTNAKPFQYQINYTTNDSLAKDGVKFSAAQLSLYAQDEWDVLSNLRLTYGLRVDLPIFPTNPPGNSTFSKDFPGYSTSMLPKSRPLWAPRIGFNWDVMNNGKTQIRGGVGIFTSRVPFVWISNQYNNTGNLYTNVNLSGNALPAAFRMRFNKNDPFYGQYSAANLAAMGANVARPTNINITAEDFKFPQVFKTNLAVDQQLPWGIIGTLEFNYSKTINNTIWTNLNAERTNNTITLGGNEKRPVWDTVYRNYDQVLLLDNTNEGYTYNLSAEFTKTSSKGLFAKVGYSFGESYSLNDGTSSTAGSNWRFPPNTRGLNELDLGYSKYRMGHRILGAVAQTFKYGNGKKWATTVSLFYNGQSGTPYSWVYFNSVDPTGDDRGSSGNNDLVYVPTQAEVATMRFETITKRDPATGAVTYTRTEAQQRVDFEELIQNDKYLNSHRGRNTEKYDVRTPFEHVFDFKLVQVIPIVKNHKIELTFDVMNVGNLLNSKWGRTYFITNNVSTPITFRRNEVAGPLYQYDKTRLNDTDGKFTPYFTNNFTSRWRGQVGVRYSF comes from the coding sequence ATGGGATTTAAAAAATTACTCATTACATTATTATGTGTACTGGGAGTCGCCACCGCATTTGCGCAGGTGACAACCAGTGGACTGAATGGCATTATCAAGGACGATCAGAACCAGGGGCTGCCGGGTGCGACCGTGAAGGCGACCCACCTCCCCACCGGAACCATCTACGGTACCACCACCCAGCCGGACGGGCGTTATACCATCCCGAACATGCGGGCCGGCGGTCCCTACAAGGTGGAAGTATCCTTCATCGGCTACTCTACCCAGACCTTTGACGATATTCACCTGAAACTGGGCGTGGCCCAGAAACTCGACGCCACCCTGGCCAGCGGCTCACAGCAGCTGAAAGAGATCAGCGTAACCGGCCAGCGCGGCGGTATCATCAACCCCAACAACAGCGGCACGGCGGTGAACATCTCCCGCAACCAGATCGAGAACCTGCCCACGGTAACCCGCAGCGTACAGGATTTTGCCCGTCTGAGCGCACAGGCAAGCACCTATTCCAGCGGCAGCGACGGGTCCCCCCTCGGTATTTCATTCGGCGGCCAGAATAACCGCTACAACCAGTTCGCCATCGACGGCGCCATGGCCAACGACGTGTTCGGTCTGGCGGCATCGGGCACCAACGGCGGCCAGGCAGGCGCCAACCCGATCTCCATCGAGGCCATCGATCAGATCCAGGTGGTACTGAACCCTTACGACGTTAAACAGAGCGGTTTCGCCGGCGGCGGTATCAACGCCATCACCAAAAGCGGCACCAACGATTTTCACGGTGCGGCTTATTACCTGTTCCAGAACGAGGGCCTGGTAGGTAAATCCCCGAATGCCGTCAAATCCAAATACGGAAAGTTCAACAACGACATTTACGGCATCGGCATCGGTGGCCCCATCATTAAAAACAAACTGTTCTTCTACCTCAACGCGGAAAGGACGAAAAGAAGCAATCCCATCGAATTCAATCCTGATGATCCCGGCACCGGCGCTACCAACTATACGGCAGCGGAGCTGAAAGCGATCTCGGACAAGGTGAGGACCGACTATAATGTAGACCTCGGCCCATATACCGCCCAGAATAAAACACAGGAGTCTACCTCCATCCTCGCGCGTATCGACTGGAACATCAACAGCGTGCATAAACTCACCCTGCGCCACAGCTACCTCGATGCGAACAACATGCTGGGCACCAGCCGCAACCGCGATCAGGCTTATTTCCTGAACAGCTACTACGATTTCCCGTCCAAAACCAATTCCACCACCCTGGAACTGAACTCCCTGTTTTCCAACAAGATCAGCAACGAACTGAGGATCGGGCTGAACGTTGTAAGGGATAACCGCGATTATAAAGGAGAACCTTTCACCAACGTCAGAATTAACGACGCCGGCCGTACGTTCAACCTCGGCAGCGAGTTCTCCTCAACGGTAAATGCACTGAAACAGAACATCGTCACCCTGACCGATAACGTAACCCTGTACAGGGGCAAACACACGATCACGATCGGTACCAGCAACGATTTTTACAATATGAAGAACGACTTCATCCAGGCGAACTTCGGTGCTTACACCTTCAACTCCCTGAACGACTTCATGACCAACGCGAAACCGTTCCAATACCAGATCAACTACACCACGAACGATAGTCTTGCCAAAGATGGCGTGAAATTCTCCGCCGCCCAGCTGAGCCTTTATGCGCAGGATGAATGGGATGTGTTGTCCAACCTCCGCCTGACCTACGGTCTGCGTGTGGACCTCCCCATCTTCCCGACCAATCCTCCGGGCAACAGTACTTTCAGCAAAGACTTCCCCGGTTATTCCACCTCCATGCTGCCGAAATCCAGACCCCTCTGGGCGCCGCGCATCGGCTTCAACTGGGACGTGATGAATAACGGAAAAACGCAAATCCGCGGTGGTGTGGGCATATTTACCAGCCGTGTACCGTTTGTATGGATATCCAATCAGTATAACAATACCGGTAACCTGTACACCAACGTAAATCTGTCCGGCAACGCACTGCCTGCGGCATTCCGCATGCGGTTCAACAAAAACGATCCCTTCTACGGACAATACAGCGCGGCCAACCTGGCTGCCATGGGTGCGAACGTAGCAAGGCCCACCAATATCAACATCACCGCCGAAGACTTTAAATTCCCGCAGGTATTTAAAACCAACCTGGCGGTAGACCAGCAGCTGCCGTGGGGCATCATCGGTACCCTGGAGTTCAACTATTCCAAAACCATCAACAACACCATCTGGACGAACCTGAACGCAGAACGCACCAACAATACCATCACACTCGGCGGCAACGAAAAACGCCCGGTATGGGATACGGTGTACCGCAACTACGACCAGGTGCTGCTGCTCGATAATACCAACGAAGGTTACACCTACAACTTATCCGCAGAATTCACCAAAACCTCGTCCAAAGGCCTGTTTGCAAAAGTGGGCTACTCCTTCGGCGAATCTTATTCGCTGAACGACGGTACGTCTTCCACGGCGGGCTCCAACTGGCGCTTTCCGCCGAACACCAGGGGCCTGAACGAACTGGACCTGGGTTATTCCAAATACCGTATGGGCCACCGTATTCTCGGCGCCGTTGCACAAACCTTCAAATACGGCAATGGCAAAAAATGGGCGACGACCGTGAGCCTGTTCTACAATGGCCAGTCCGGCACACCTTACAGCTGGGTGTACTTCAACTCTGTTGACCCCACCGGCGACGACCGTGGCAGCAGCGGCAACAACGACCTCGTGTATGTGCCCACCCAGGCAGAAGTGGCCACCATGCGCTTCGAGACGATCACCAAAAGAGACCCGGCAACCGGCGCAGTAACGTACACCCGTACGGAAGCGCAGCAACGCGTCGACTTCGAGGAATTGATCCAAAACGACAAATACCTCAATTCTCACAGAGGCCGGAATACTGAAAAATACGATGTAAGAACACCGTTTGAGCACGTATTCGACTTCAAACTGGTGCAGGTGATCCCCATCGTCAAAAACCACAAGATCGAGCTGACTTTCGATGTGATGAACGTCGGCAATCTGCTGAACAGCAAATGGGGCCGTACCTACTTCATTACCAACAACGTATCTACCCCCATCACCTTCCGCAGGAACGAAGTGGCCGGTCCGCTGTATCAGTACGACAAAACCAGGCTGAACGATACCGACGGGAAGTTCACCCCGTACTTCACCAACAACTTTACCTCCCGCTGGAGAGGCCAGGTTGGCGTACGGTATAGTTTCTAA
- a CDS encoding bifunctional 3,4-dihydroxy-2-butanone-4-phosphate synthase/GTP cyclohydrolase II, translating into MLDTIESAIEDIKQGKLVIVVDDEDRENEGDFITAARNVTPEIINFMSIHGRGLICAPLVEERCEELGLELMVRDNTALHQTPFTVSVDLLGHGCTTGISAHDRAKTVQALINPETRPEELGKPGHIFPLRAKKGGVLRRTGHTEATIDLARLAGFEPAGVLVEIMNEDGSMARLPELREIAKKFDLKLISIKDLIEYRLRTETLIEEEVRVQMPTKYGNFELVAFKQLNTGDIHMALKKGDWEPGEPVLTRVHSSCVTGDILHSLRCDCGEQLQAAMQLVEKEGKGLILYMNQEGRGIGLMNKLKAYKLQEEGRDTVEANLELGFGMDERDYGVGAQILRHLHVTKIRLITNNPRKRAGLSGYGLEIVENVGIEIHPNPHNEFYLKTKRDKLGHEIMK; encoded by the coding sequence ATGCTGGATACGATTGAATCCGCCATTGAGGATATAAAACAGGGAAAACTCGTGATCGTGGTGGATGACGAAGACCGCGAGAACGAAGGGGATTTTATTACTGCCGCCCGGAATGTAACACCAGAGATCATCAATTTTATGAGTATCCACGGCCGCGGCCTCATTTGCGCCCCCCTGGTGGAGGAGCGCTGCGAGGAGCTGGGGCTGGAACTGATGGTGCGGGACAATACCGCCCTGCACCAGACGCCTTTCACGGTGTCTGTCGACCTCCTGGGCCACGGCTGCACCACCGGCATATCGGCGCACGACCGGGCCAAAACCGTACAGGCGCTGATCAATCCCGAAACCCGTCCTGAAGAGCTGGGCAAACCCGGTCATATTTTCCCCCTGCGGGCCAAAAAAGGCGGGGTACTGCGCCGCACCGGCCATACCGAAGCCACGATCGACCTGGCCCGCCTGGCAGGCTTCGAGCCCGCCGGCGTACTGGTGGAGATCATGAACGAAGACGGTTCCATGGCCCGCCTCCCCGAACTGCGGGAGATCGCCAAAAAGTTCGACCTGAAGCTGATTTCCATTAAAGACCTGATCGAATACCGCCTCCGCACCGAAACCCTCATCGAAGAAGAGGTGCGCGTGCAGATGCCCACCAAATACGGCAACTTCGAACTGGTGGCGTTCAAACAGCTCAATACCGGCGACATCCATATGGCCCTTAAAAAAGGCGACTGGGAGCCCGGCGAGCCCGTGCTGACACGCGTGCACTCCAGCTGCGTGACCGGCGATATCCTGCATTCGCTCCGCTGCGACTGCGGCGAACAGCTGCAGGCCGCCATGCAACTGGTGGAGAAAGAGGGAAAAGGCCTTATCCTGTATATGAACCAGGAAGGGCGCGGCATCGGCCTGATGAACAAACTGAAGGCCTACAAACTCCAGGAAGAGGGCCGCGACACCGTGGAAGCCAACCTGGAACTCGGCTTCGGCATGGATGAGCGCGACTATGGCGTGGGCGCACAGATCCTCCGCCACCTGCACGTGACCAAAATCCGCCTCATCACCAACAACCCGCGCAAACGCGCCGGGCTGAGCGGTTACGGGCTGGAGATCGTGGAAAACGTGGGTATCGAGATACATCCCAACCCGCACAACGAATTTTATCTCAAAACCAAGCGCGACAAGCTGGGGCATGAGATCATGAAATAA
- a CDS encoding DUF4291 domain-containing protein produces MKERVIRALYNSNTVTVYQAFNSDIARTAVKNQTFVSPPFKKERMTWIKPSFLWMMYRAGWATKENQEHILSIRIKREGFEWALKNATLAHFDDTVHSSQDGWKETVQTSPVRIQWDPEKDIRSQPLPYRSIQIGLSGIAVEKYIADWIVGVEDITAYCKHVHRLVQSDKTDEAGAMLPVEKPYPLPDGIASNINAS; encoded by the coding sequence ATGAAGGAAAGAGTGATCAGGGCGCTCTACAACAGCAACACCGTCACCGTGTACCAGGCGTTCAATTCCGACATCGCCCGAACGGCCGTAAAAAACCAGACCTTCGTTTCCCCGCCTTTCAAAAAAGAAAGGATGACCTGGATCAAACCCTCCTTCCTCTGGATGATGTACCGCGCCGGCTGGGCCACCAAAGAAAACCAGGAACACATCCTCTCCATCCGGATAAAACGCGAAGGTTTTGAATGGGCGCTGAAAAATGCCACGCTCGCACATTTCGATGATACGGTACACTCCTCGCAGGACGGCTGGAAGGAAACCGTGCAGACTTCACCCGTGCGCATACAATGGGACCCTGAAAAAGACATCCGGTCGCAACCGCTGCCCTACCGCTCCATCCAGATCGGGCTGTCCGGCATCGCCGTGGAAAAATACATCGCCGACTGGATTGTGGGCGTGGAAGACATCACGGCTTATTGCAAACACGTTCACCGGCTCGTGCAATCCGATAAAACGGACGAAGCGGGGGCGATGCTGCCCGTGGAGAAGCCCTACCCCCTCCCGGACGGGATTGCTTCGAATATCAACGCTTCCTAG
- a CDS encoding tetratricopeptide repeat protein, with translation MMPLFRILLLLLITGSLYAQEEKTLIIHMPEQRRPLTDTTFLALKDSGSRAMEQQHWLVAARCFREMGRICYHLGHYPQALDYHLQAGRLFQQEGETLLHADNLNDIGTLYYYNRQPAQARTMYNEAFDIYRRVRNPAGMAFTHGKIGHLYEKQQLYDSAYYYQRLALSQYQQINDRSGTAKIYENLGSIYEDLARYDSAAQYFRQALRLNREMGDSLACIEVLNNLGDVLRKTGRYAEGLEQSRAALALALRSNEQYQVSSAYRDIAKSHNGLGNHDSAYHYLELSRHHLLQIYSQENGRQVALLQTMYDIEKKNNEIGRLRNARNITLALVAVGLLLVVTAALVISRQRLKIRNAQLLNAQERRHYEIEKALMESEMEHKKLQEHTLKQELEVRSKELSTHTLHIIQKNQLLETLHARLEEMVREDRRDQKKQLKQLQHQINQNFNHDQHWDEFRGIFEQVHQSFFDKLKGYCENLTPGDLRLVALLRMNLNSGDIATLLGISPDSLRVVRYRLRKKLNLPQGESLSVFIQSL, from the coding sequence ATGATGCCGTTATTCCGCATCCTGTTGCTGCTGCTGATCACGGGCAGCCTTTACGCGCAGGAAGAAAAAACACTGATCATCCACATGCCGGAACAACGCCGGCCGCTCACCGACACCACTTTCCTGGCCCTGAAAGACTCCGGCAGTCGTGCCATGGAGCAGCAGCACTGGCTTGTGGCCGCCCGCTGTTTCCGGGAGATGGGGCGCATCTGTTACCACCTCGGGCATTACCCCCAGGCGCTCGACTATCACCTGCAGGCCGGCCGGCTCTTCCAGCAGGAAGGCGAAACGCTCCTTCATGCCGACAACCTCAACGACATCGGCACCTTATATTATTATAACCGCCAGCCTGCACAGGCGCGCACGATGTACAACGAGGCCTTCGATATTTACCGGCGCGTAAGAAATCCCGCCGGCATGGCCTTCACGCACGGCAAGATCGGGCACCTCTATGAGAAGCAGCAGCTATACGACAGCGCGTACTACTACCAGCGACTCGCCCTCTCGCAATACCAACAGATCAACGACCGGTCCGGCACCGCCAAGATTTATGAGAACCTGGGCAGCATTTATGAAGACCTCGCCCGCTACGATTCCGCCGCACAATACTTCCGCCAGGCCCTCCGGCTCAACCGCGAAATGGGCGATTCGCTGGCCTGCATCGAAGTGCTGAACAACCTCGGCGACGTGTTGCGCAAAACCGGCCGCTACGCAGAAGGGCTGGAACAATCCCGCGCCGCGCTTGCCCTCGCATTGCGCAGCAACGAACAATACCAGGTAAGCAGCGCCTACCGCGACATCGCCAAATCGCACAACGGCCTGGGGAACCACGACAGCGCTTATCACTACCTCGAACTCAGCCGCCATCATCTGTTGCAGATCTACTCACAGGAAAACGGCCGGCAGGTGGCGCTCCTGCAAACCATGTACGACATCGAAAAAAAGAACAACGAAATAGGCCGCCTCCGCAACGCCCGCAACATCACCCTCGCCCTGGTGGCCGTGGGGCTGCTGCTGGTGGTGACGGCCGCGCTCGTGATCAGCCGGCAGCGGCTGAAGATCCGCAACGCCCAGTTGCTCAATGCGCAGGAACGCCGGCATTACGAGATCGAAAAGGCGCTCATGGAATCGGAAATGGAACACAAAAAGTTGCAGGAGCATACCCTGAAGCAGGAACTGGAAGTACGGTCGAAAGAACTGAGTACCCACACCCTCCACATCATCCAGAAAAACCAGCTGCTCGAAACGCTACATGCCCGCCTCGAGGAAATGGTGCGGGAAGACCGCCGCGACCAGAAAAAACAACTGAAGCAATTGCAGCACCAGATCAACCAGAACTTTAATCACGACCAGCATTGGGATGAGTTCAGGGGCATTTTTGAACAGGTGCACCAGTCGTTTTTCGATAAACTGAAAGGCTATTGCGAAAACCTGACGCCGGGAGATCTCCGCCTCGTCGCCCTGCTGCGGATGAACCTCAACTCCGGCGACATTGCCACTTTACTGGGCATCTCGCCCGACAGTTTGCGGGTGGTGCGGTACCGCCTCCGTAAAAAACTGAACCTTCCGCAAGGCGAAAGCCTGTCGGTTTTTATACAGTCGCTTTAG